Genomic window (Alkalihalobacillus sp. TS-13):
ATAGTTGCTCCTTATTAAGTTGGTTCTTTATATATTGTTGTGTGGCCGAACCAAATTCTTTTCTTACTCCTACTGGGAAATCAAACCAGTTGGAGGACAACGTTTGCCCTTTTTTATAATACTGTATGATTTGATCGGCAAGAGGACCTGAATTTTCCGGCTCGATATGCTTAAAAGCGGGAATGAATTTTAAGTGTTCGGTTAAGTATCGTTTTCCTTCTTCAGATGAAACCATCCAGTTTAAAAATTTTTTTGCTTCATTCTTTTTTTCTTCTGTTGTCTGTTTATTGACTACCCAGTAACTAGGTGTGTTAACGACTAAGGATTCCTTGTCCGGATCATCATTAATGGGAATAGGGATAATGCCGATGTTCATATCGGGGGATTGCTGGTCGATCATAGGCTGTATCCAGTTGCCCTGCAGGATAATCGCTGCATCTCCAGCTGCAAATGTATTTACTTCCATACTGTAGTCTGTCGAGAGTGGTTCATTGCTTCCATATTCTAAAGTGACATCCAACAAATGGAGGAGGTCCTTGAATTTCGGATTGTTGGGAATCGTTTCCTTCCCTTCATTCAAGTTTTTTATAAAAGCAGCTGGGTTATCCTGCTGGGCAAATGCGATATTCAAAAGATGGTCACCCAATTTCCATTTCTCATAGTAGCCAGTGGCAAAAGGTGTAATTCCTGCTTCTTGCAGTTTCTCAGCGGTAACTGTCAATTCAGTTAGTGTAGCAGGCATTGCCTTAATGCCTGCCTGCTTAAATAAATCTTTATTATAAATGAAGCCGTATCCTTCTAGGTTCATTGGCATTCCAAGTACTTTACCATCAAATCTCATCGGCGTTAATGTATCTTCAAGTGCATTCTCTACCCATGGCTGATCAGATAGGTCTTCTAAATAGTCGCTCCAAACTTTGGCGTTTTCATACCCGGGGTTTGTGAAAATATCGGGACCATTACCTGCAGCAATTTGGGCTTTAAGATCAGAAAAGTCATCCATCGCCCCACCGACCGTGTAGACTTCTATATTTACTTTTGGATGATTCGTTTCATAAGCCT
Coding sequences:
- a CDS encoding ABC transporter substrate-binding protein, which produces MKKVLLLCLIGTLNLSLSACQSKSETKETPIKEQEITLKVRNPKVEIASQFEQMVQAYETNHPKVNIEVYTVGGAMDDFSDLKAQIAAGNGPDIFTNPGYENAKVWSDYLEDLSDQPWVENALEDTLTPMRFDGKVLGMPMNLEGYGFIYNKDLFKQAGIKAMPATLTELTVTAEKLQEAGITPFATGYYEKWKLGDHLLNIAFAQQDNPAAFIKNLNEGKETIPNNPKFKDLLHLLDVTLEYGSNEPLSTDYSMEVNTFAAGDAAIILQGNWIQPMIDQQSPDMNIGIIPIPINDDPDKESLVVNTPSYWVVNKQTTEEKKNEAKKFLNWMVSSEEGKRYLTEHLKFIPAFKHIEPENSGPLADQIIQYYKKGQTLSSNWFDFPVGVRKEFGSATQQYIKNQLNKEQLLQEYQKSWEKAQ